In the Leptotrichia sp. oral taxon 212 genome, one interval contains:
- a CDS encoding methionine ABC transporter ATP-binding protein, whose amino-acid sequence MIEILNVEKVFKNKKSEVHALRNVSLKVEKGDIFGIVGYSGAGKSTLLRLVNLLEKPTSGSVKIEEREIINLSEKELNILRKNIGMVFQQFNLLESQTVYQNLKIPLIISETPKNSIDKRIEELLDFVGLKDKKNSSVSKLSGGQKQRIGIARALATHPKILLCDEATSALDPKTTKSILQLLKKINNEFGITILLITHEMEVVKEICNKVAVMQDGEIKEQGNIIEIFTNPQENITKNFISSIINNNIPESLKEELDLNLPVVKLTFLGEKSGQPLISEINKKFDISTKILSASVNELSNTILGVLVVQLEGNPAIINEVEEFIKNRGVKIERMEII is encoded by the coding sequence GTGATTGAAATTTTAAATGTTGAAAAAGTATTTAAAAACAAAAAATCAGAAGTTCATGCTTTAAGAAATGTTTCTTTAAAGGTAGAAAAAGGAGATATTTTTGGAATAGTTGGATATTCCGGTGCTGGTAAATCAACTTTGTTACGTCTAGTAAATTTGCTTGAAAAACCTACTAGTGGAAGTGTAAAAATAGAAGAAAGAGAAATTATAAATTTATCAGAAAAAGAACTTAACATATTAAGAAAAAATATAGGAATGGTTTTTCAGCAATTTAATTTGCTGGAATCACAGACAGTCTATCAAAATTTAAAAATACCTCTTATAATTTCTGAGACTCCTAAAAATAGCATAGATAAGAGGATAGAAGAATTACTTGATTTTGTTGGGCTGAAAGATAAGAAAAATTCATCTGTTTCAAAACTTTCAGGAGGTCAGAAACAAAGAATAGGTATAGCTAGAGCATTAGCTACACATCCAAAAATTCTTCTTTGCGATGAAGCTACAAGTGCTCTTGATCCGAAAACTACAAAGTCTATTCTTCAATTACTGAAAAAAATAAATAATGAATTTGGTATTACAATACTTCTCATTACTCATGAAATGGAAGTAGTAAAGGAAATATGCAATAAGGTGGCTGTAATGCAGGATGGCGAAATAAAGGAACAGGGAAATATTATTGAAATTTTTACAAATCCTCAGGAGAATATTACAAAAAACTTTATAAGTTCAATTATTAATAACAATATACCTGAATCTTTAAAAGAAGAACTGGATTTAAACCTGCCTGTTGTAAAATTGACATTTCTGGGAGAAAAATCTGGGCAACCTTTAATATCTGAAATAAACAAAAAATTTGATATAAGTACAAAAATATTATCTGCATCAGTAAATGAACTTAGTAATACTATATTAGGAGTTCTTGTTGTACAGCTTGAAGGAAATCCAGCAATTATAAATGAAGTTGAGGAGTTTATAAAAAATAGAGGAGTAAAAATTGAAAGGATGGAAATAATATGA
- a CDS encoding methionine ABC transporter permease has translation MIEKWLNITSDKLMTSAIQTVYMVGWSLFFGAFIGIPLGLILVLTRKGGLRENKIVYFIINTAVNLVRSVPFIILLVFIAPLTKIIVGTRIGTNAAIVPLVFFISPYLSRLIESSLLEVKPGILEAAKAMGANTWQIIIYFLLPEAKASLILSFTTGTIGLLGATAMAGTIGGGGVGDLALTYGYQRFNNTLMFVTVIILIIIVQSIQSFGNWIAARIRENN, from the coding sequence ATGATTGAAAAATGGTTGAATATAACTTCGGACAAATTAATGACATCAGCAATACAGACTGTTTATATGGTGGGATGGTCACTGTTTTTTGGAGCCTTCATTGGAATACCTCTTGGGCTTATACTTGTTTTAACAAGAAAAGGAGGATTGAGAGAAAATAAAATTGTATATTTTATTATAAATACAGCGGTTAATCTTGTACGTTCAGTTCCTTTTATAATATTACTTGTATTTATAGCACCTTTGACTAAAATTATTGTAGGAACAAGAATTGGTACAAATGCGGCAATTGTTCCTCTCGTATTCTTTATATCTCCTTATTTGTCAAGGTTGATAGAAAGTTCTCTTCTAGAAGTTAAACCTGGAATTTTAGAAGCCGCTAAAGCAATGGGAGCCAATACATGGCAAATAATAATATATTTTTTACTACCGGAAGCCAAAGCTTCTTTAATCCTTTCGTTTACAACAGGAACAATTGGTCTATTAGGAGCAACAGCTATGGCCGGAACAATTGGCGGTGGTGGAGTAGGAGATTTGGCTCTTACTTATGGATATCAGCGATTTAATAATACTTTGATGTTTGTAACTGTAATTATTCTTATAATAATAGTTCAGTCTATACAGTCGTTTGGTAACTGGATTGCTGCAAGAATAAGAGAAAATAACTAA